The DNA region ATCGCTGCCAGCTTTTGCGGTATAGTCTACTGACATTCCTTTAGGGATCCAACGTAAATGCGCGGGAATAGAGGCTTCTGCCATAGTGCCCATTGCCATTTCTAAGCCATTACAAATAGCAATAACATGTACGGTACCAATATGGTTTTGGACTTTTTTACGTTTTTTAATTAAACATTCACAACGGTTAACACGTAAATCATTTATATAAGGATGCACAGTGCCAAAATAAGGCGCCATGCGTGACACCATTTTAGAGAAAATACGTTTGCCGAAAGGGTAAGATGTCACTTTTTTATATAGCGCCATCACTTTATTGGGTTTAGTTTGGGTCATTGGAAAGACTCTGGTTATTGTGTAAGTAAGTTGTCTGGTCCGATGAGGTTAACATTGTTGTAACCCGCGGTGAAGTACTGATCAATATTTTCCATCGCTCATTGTGCTACTGACAGGTATAATTTTGCTGGTGTCGATTCTTTAAGGGTAAATTTTGAAATCTAACTTGTTATTAAATTATATCAAAGGTATGGCCATGGGGGCCGCAGACGTTGTTCCGGGAGTTTCTGGCGGCACCATCGCATTTATTACTGGGATATTAACTCCGCTTTTAGACGGTATTCGCAAAATAAATTTGTCTTTGTTTGGCATTATAAAGCAGCAAGGTATTAAAGCGGCTTTTTTACATATCAACGGGCCTTTTTTAGTTTGTGTTTTTGGCGGTATCTTAACCAGTATTTTTACCTTAGCTAAGTTGATTTCATGGTTATTGGCTACTCATCCTATTCCCGTTTGGTCCTTTTTCTTTGGTTTGATTATTTATTCTGTGGTGCACATGCTGAAGCAGGTTGAAACATTTAACGTTCTGCGGATTGTGATGTTTTTTATTGGGGTTGCATTTGCATGGTCAATTACCGTGTTGCACCC from Shewanella polaris includes:
- a CDS encoding hotdog fold domain-containing protein — encoded protein: MTQTKPNKVMALYKKVTSYPFGKRIFSKMVSRMAPYFGTVHPYINDLRVNRCECLIKKRKKVQNHIGTVHVIAICNGLEMAMGTMAEASIPAHLRWIPKGMSVDYTAKAGSDILCVAEVTPEQWQVGDMLVDVKAYDINGVVVVQGHIKLWISEKPQK